One window from the genome of Spirosoma rhododendri encodes:
- a CDS encoding DUF779 domain-containing protein produces the protein MTTQTTSRIDITPAASAVIDTLRQRNGPLMFHQSGGCCDGSSPMCFAEGDFRIGPSDVRLGQIDGCDFWMSDDQFEYWKHTHLTIDVTPGRGASFSLEIPMGVRFMIRSRLFTEAEYASLPPVERGV, from the coding sequence ATGACCACGCAAACGACTTCCCGTATTGACATTACGCCCGCAGCTTCGGCTGTGATCGACACGCTGCGCCAGCGCAACGGACCGCTGATGTTTCACCAGAGTGGGGGATGTTGCGATGGCTCGTCGCCGATGTGCTTTGCCGAGGGCGACTTCCGTATCGGCCCGTCGGACGTGCGGCTGGGGCAGATCGACGGCTGCGACTTCTGGATGTCGGACGATCAGTTTGAGTACTGGAAACACACGCACCTGACCATCGACGTGACGCCGGGCCGGGGAGCCAGTTTTTCGCTGGAAATCCCGATGGGGGTCCGGTTTATGATTCGCTCCCGGCTATTCACCGAAGCCGAATACGCCAGCCTGCCGCCAGTGGAGCGGGGGGTTTAA
- a CDS encoding ACT domain-containing protein, with protein MVPTALVSPHGHTVFTVVGFDRVQFVSDVLAAVGAEQTRIAQASFEADGVRSTGQFTVQVTDCRQLAQIDQRLQLARGVIQVTQRAATT; from the coding sequence ATGGTACCTACCGCACTTGTTTCCCCCCACGGGCATACCGTTTTCACCGTAGTTGGCTTCGACCGGGTGCAGTTCGTCAGTGATGTGCTGGCGGCTGTAGGGGCGGAGCAGACCCGTATTGCGCAGGCATCATTCGAAGCGGATGGTGTGCGCTCGACGGGGCAGTTTACCGTGCAGGTAACCGACTGTCGGCAGCTGGCGCAGATCGACCAGCGGTTGCAGCTTGCCAGGGGGGTGATACAGGTCACGCAGCGGGCGGCCACTACATAG
- a CDS encoding sterol desaturase family protein: MDFIKNLLPEGTIFGAPEISNEQIVELSKTAPNLIVWAVPVMLLLTGLEMWFSHHNDHDHYSKDETIGSTLVGLGSLVVSAALKFGLIYLTVLVYNLVPWRMELNWWTLIPCYIIYDLASYWAHRVSHESRLFWATHVVHHSAEHYNLTVSYRLSWIQHIKVIFFMPVMLFGFHPVIFFVTNQLATLFQFLQHTEYIRRLHPVLEYIFATPSNHRVHHGSQEKYIDKNFGATFIFWDRIFNTYTPEEEQVIYGITTNIDKKANPLHINFHELNDIVSDVRQSKNLKEAWMYTFGSPITVYNLKIKAAHEAQQRELEVYS; the protein is encoded by the coding sequence ATGGATTTTATCAAGAATCTTTTGCCCGAAGGAACGATCTTTGGCGCTCCGGAAATCTCGAACGAACAGATCGTTGAACTCAGCAAAACGGCCCCCAACCTCATTGTTTGGGCAGTACCCGTGATGCTTTTGCTGACGGGTCTGGAGATGTGGTTCTCGCACCACAACGACCACGATCATTATAGTAAAGACGAAACCATCGGCTCAACACTGGTGGGGCTGGGCAGTCTGGTTGTATCGGCCGCGCTCAAGTTCGGCCTGATTTACCTGACGGTTCTGGTCTATAACCTGGTGCCCTGGCGGATGGAACTCAACTGGTGGACGCTTATTCCGTGCTACATCATCTACGACCTGGCCAGCTATTGGGCGCACCGCGTGTCGCACGAGTCGCGGCTGTTCTGGGCTACGCACGTCGTGCACCACTCGGCCGAGCACTACAACCTAACGGTGTCGTACCGCTTGAGCTGGATTCAGCACATCAAAGTCATTTTCTTTATGCCGGTGATGCTGTTCGGCTTCCACCCGGTCATCTTCTTCGTGACGAACCAACTGGCCACGCTGTTCCAGTTTTTGCAGCATACCGAGTACATCCGGCGCTTGCACCCGGTACTCGAATACATCTTCGCGACGCCCTCGAACCACCGCGTTCACCACGGCTCGCAGGAGAAATACATCGACAAAAACTTCGGTGCTACGTTCATCTTCTGGGACCGTATTTTCAACACTTATACGCCGGAAGAAGAGCAGGTTATCTACGGTATCACGACCAATATCGACAAGAAGGCTAATCCGCTGCACATCAACTTTCACGAACTGAACGACATCGTCAGCGACGTTCGGCAGTCGAAGAACCTGAAGGAAGCCTGGATGTACACCTTCGGTAGCCCGATCACGGTATACAACCTGAAGATCAAAGCCGCCCACGAAGCGCAGCAGCGCGAACTGGAAGTGTATAGTTAG
- a CDS encoding RrF2 family transcriptional regulator — protein MISKRAKYAMKALIRLTEEYGKGPLMISELAKQAQIPQRFLEAILLDMRNHGLLHSQKGKGGGYMLRVEPERVNLAQVLRIIDGPIAPTPCVSKNFYVRCDDCTDEETCRIRSVMIQVRDANLAVYETISLKALTTLTPLTSALTDSETAPA, from the coding sequence ATGATCTCAAAACGAGCGAAATACGCCATGAAGGCGCTAATCAGACTGACCGAAGAATACGGCAAAGGACCACTGATGATCAGTGAGTTGGCGAAGCAGGCACAGATTCCGCAACGCTTCCTGGAGGCCATTTTACTCGATATGCGCAACCACGGATTATTGCACAGCCAGAAAGGAAAAGGCGGAGGCTACATGCTGCGGGTCGAGCCGGAGCGGGTTAATCTGGCGCAGGTATTACGGATTATCGACGGCCCGATTGCCCCGACACCCTGTGTCTCCAAAAATTTTTACGTGCGCTGCGATGATTGTACCGACGAAGAAACCTGCCGTATCCGATCGGTGATGATACAGGTGCGGGATGCCAACCTGGCGGTTTACGAAACCATTTCATTGAAAGCACTGACGACCCTGACACCGCTTACCTCCGCGTTGACGGATAGCGAAACAGCCCCCGCCTGA
- a CDS encoding N-acetylmuramidase family protein — MSKGKLTMADYERAAGLLNVPVPTIRAVTEVESGGTGFLRDDRCVIRFEPHVFCRRTGGIFNTLHSDCSFPMRRMGYPTSVDQSWALFKTAASLSPKAAVMATSWGLFQIMGFHYGTCGCETLTEFVEKMEESEGEQLALFCEFILSMNLDDTLRARNWAGFAKLYNGATYRTNQYDRKLKRAFERYSEIPA; from the coding sequence ATGTCGAAAGGAAAACTGACAATGGCTGATTACGAGCGGGCTGCGGGTCTGCTCAACGTACCCGTACCGACCATTCGCGCCGTTACCGAAGTCGAATCGGGGGGGACGGGCTTCCTCCGGGACGATCGCTGTGTGATTCGCTTCGAGCCGCACGTCTTCTGCCGCCGAACCGGGGGCATCTTTAACACGTTGCACAGCGACTGCTCGTTTCCCATGCGTCGGATGGGGTATCCCACCAGCGTCGATCAGTCGTGGGCGTTGTTCAAGACGGCGGCATCACTCAGCCCGAAGGCGGCTGTGATGGCCACGAGCTGGGGGCTGTTTCAGATTATGGGCTTCCACTACGGCACCTGCGGCTGCGAAACCCTGACTGAGTTTGTGGAAAAGATGGAAGAGTCCGAAGGCGAGCAGTTGGCTCTGTTCTGCGAGTTTATTCTGTCGATGAACCTCGACGACACGCTGCGGGCGCGCAACTGGGCTGGGTTTGCGAAGCTGTACAACGGGGCCACCTACCGCACCAATCAGTACGACCGCAAGCTGAAGCGGGCCTTTGAGCGGTACAGCGAAATTCCCGCGTAA
- a CDS encoding TonB-dependent receptor domain-containing protein: MKNPLFTLLIVSSTLCATATLAQYPGSNPAGRPAGTRPGGANPGGAPSDSLPAGRPAPAGPTQEAAPRGNAKVTGVLIDSVSNKPVEFATVALLSPPSTKPIDGTTTDDKGRFTITKLAPGRYRLQLSFIGYRDRFTAPFTVDRGGTADLGSLKLSPDTRTLAEVNVVGQAAQIEEKVDRLIYNADRDITAKGGDASDILRKVPMLSVDMDGNVTLRGSSNIRVLINNKPSTIVASSVADALKQIPADQIKTVEVITSPSAKYDAEGSGGIINIVLKKNNLQGTTLNIDGGVGNRGTNLSLNGNLRTGKMGFSIGGFGRAEYNVRGSFLNDQTTRNYNLATNTFSDPTRTLQSANTLSQRLFGNYQLGWDWDIDKTSSITASLRYGARNGIQNQYNLLTETYQPNGYFPTRSDRNVETKDLSGTVDANITYTKTYKPQKELSVLALFSRNNRTNNFVADILSNTDFQTITSRQRNDNLSYNQESNLQVDYQTPIKDNQLFEIGAKGVFRDVNSQYQYFIATGADGGYQVDGTRPDNTLIYTQNIAASYLSYTYTSKTKYTIKAGMRYEYTFVNARFSREASNTADSIPNYGTLVPSINISKALKGGKIIKLAYNRRIQRPGIQFLNPNLNTSNPTNITQGNPYLSPEFTDNIEFGTSTNIKGLYVNATLFARRTTGEITAVREVTAVTGQTFGDVVNPVFQQAIKTTYQNIGYQDAYGLNLFLNGTLFSKLQIGGGVDFYHVSLTNNSASPIYNATNSGWVLGGRANASLSLPNGFAFQIFAGGRGRQVQLQGYQGGMYFYSIGARKEFNDKKSSIGLAAENIFNHPFTQRTELSSPILTQNSSNNFYNAGVRLTFSHRLGKMSVDGGNRRRRRGNGDDSDQKEGEGEQGGGQQGGAPQGGNGGGAPRAPRSGK; encoded by the coding sequence ATGAAAAACCCATTATTTACCTTACTCATCGTTAGCTCAACCCTCTGCGCCACCGCCACACTGGCTCAGTATCCGGGTAGCAACCCCGCCGGGCGGCCCGCCGGGACCCGTCCGGGCGGGGCCAATCCAGGCGGGGCACCCTCCGATTCGTTGCCAGCGGGTCGCCCCGCCCCTGCCGGTCCGACGCAGGAAGCAGCTCCGCGCGGCAATGCCAAAGTCACGGGTGTCCTGATCGATTCGGTCAGCAACAAACCCGTTGAGTTTGCGACCGTCGCGCTGCTCAGCCCCCCATCGACCAAGCCTATCGACGGTACGACGACCGATGATAAGGGGCGATTCACCATTACCAAGCTAGCCCCCGGTCGTTACCGGCTGCAACTGTCGTTTATCGGTTACCGTGACCGCTTTACGGCCCCGTTCACCGTAGACCGGGGCGGTACGGCAGATCTGGGTAGTCTGAAACTATCCCCCGACACCCGAACGCTGGCCGAAGTAAACGTGGTGGGGCAGGCCGCACAGATCGAGGAGAAAGTCGACCGGCTGATCTACAATGCCGACCGCGACATCACTGCCAAAGGGGGCGATGCCAGCGACATTCTCCGCAAAGTACCGATGCTGTCGGTCGATATGGACGGCAACGTGACGCTGCGGGGTAGCAGCAACATCCGGGTGCTCATCAACAACAAGCCCAGCACGATCGTGGCCAGTAGCGTAGCCGACGCGCTGAAGCAGATTCCGGCCGATCAGATCAAAACAGTTGAGGTGATTACCAGCCCATCGGCCAAGTACGACGCCGAAGGATCAGGCGGTATCATCAACATCGTGCTGAAGAAAAACAACTTGCAGGGTACGACGCTGAACATCGACGGTGGTGTGGGTAACCGGGGGACCAACCTGAGCCTGAACGGTAACCTGCGCACCGGCAAGATGGGCTTTTCGATTGGCGGCTTCGGCCGGGCCGAATACAACGTACGGGGCTCTTTCCTGAACGATCAGACGACACGCAACTACAATCTGGCCACCAATACCTTCTCGGACCCAACCCGGACCCTGCAATCGGCCAACACGCTTAGCCAACGGCTGTTTGGCAACTACCAGCTGGGCTGGGACTGGGACATCGACAAAACATCGTCGATCACGGCCAGCCTGCGCTACGGTGCCCGCAACGGCATTCAGAATCAGTACAACCTGCTGACCGAAACCTACCAGCCCAATGGCTATTTCCCCACGCGCAGTGATCGTAACGTAGAGACGAAAGATCTGTCGGGGACGGTCGACGCCAACATCACGTACACCAAGACCTACAAGCCGCAGAAAGAACTCAGTGTGCTGGCGCTGTTTAGCCGCAACAACCGGACGAACAACTTCGTAGCCGATATCTTGAGCAATACTGACTTCCAGACGATTACGTCGCGGCAGCGCAACGACAACCTGAGCTACAACCAGGAATCGAACCTGCAAGTTGATTACCAAACACCGATCAAAGACAACCAGTTGTTTGAAATTGGGGCGAAGGGCGTGTTCCGGGACGTCAACAGTCAGTACCAGTATTTTATCGCGACCGGTGCCGACGGCGGTTATCAGGTCGATGGCACCCGCCCCGACAATACGCTGATTTACACGCAAAACATTGCCGCTTCGTATCTGTCGTACACGTATACCAGCAAAACGAAGTACACGATCAAGGCGGGTATGCGCTATGAGTACACCTTTGTCAACGCCCGCTTCAGCCGGGAAGCCAGCAACACGGCGGATTCCATTCCAAACTACGGTACGCTGGTGCCCAGCATCAACATCTCGAAGGCGCTGAAAGGTGGCAAGATCATCAAACTGGCGTATAACCGACGGATTCAGCGGCCGGGTATTCAGTTCCTGAACCCCAACCTCAACACGTCGAACCCGACTAACATCACGCAGGGTAACCCGTATCTGTCGCCCGAATTCACCGACAACATCGAGTTCGGAACAAGCACCAACATCAAAGGTCTGTACGTAAACGCGACACTGTTTGCCCGCCGGACAACCGGTGAAATCACGGCGGTACGTGAAGTAACGGCCGTAACGGGCCAAACCTTCGGAGACGTCGTGAACCCGGTGTTTCAGCAGGCCATCAAAACCACTTACCAGAACATCGGCTATCAGGACGCCTACGGGCTGAACCTGTTCCTCAACGGAACGCTCTTCTCGAAACTACAAATCGGTGGCGGGGTCGATTTTTACCACGTCAGCCTGACCAACAACAGCGCCAGCCCGATCTACAACGCGACGAACTCCGGCTGGGTATTGGGTGGCCGTGCCAACGCCAGCCTGTCGCTGCCCAACGGGTTTGCGTTCCAGATCTTCGCCGGTGGCCGGGGTCGGCAGGTGCAGTTGCAGGGCTACCAGGGCGGTATGTATTTCTACAGCATCGGTGCCCGGAAGGAATTCAACGATAAGAAAAGCAGCATAGGGCTGGCGGCAGAAAACATCTTTAACCACCCGTTCACCCAGCGCACCGAACTATCGTCGCCCATTCTGACGCAGAATTCCAGCAACAATTTCTACAACGCGGGTGTCCGGCTGACGTTTAGCCACCGCCTTGGGAAGATGAGCGTCGATGGCGGTAACCGACGCCGTCGGCGGGGTAATGGCGACGACAGCGACCAGAAAGAAGGCGAAGGCGAACAGGGCGGTGGTCAGCAGGGAGGTGCTCCACAGGGCGGAAACGGCGGGGGCGCTCCTCGTGCTCCCCGTAGCGGTAAGTAA
- a CDS encoding type 1 glutamine amidotransferase: MSQLKIAVLDMNNNQPNQGMRCILQIIQTMQERENVDLVYDVFNVRGNDELPGLEYDVYISSGGPGSPLESDDAWEPRFFQLIDNLFDWNDRNKQKKFVFLICHSFQLVVRHLELGLLSKRRSTSFGIFPMHKEGDGLTDPILKGLPDPFYAVDSRDYQITKPNKSRFRTFGASILCREKIRPHVPLDRAIMAIRFSDEVVGTQFHPEADNKGMLMHLQTDDRRKQIVKLFGQRKYDEMVNYLQDPDKIALTESAILPGFLRRAVRGQKITKPQLV; encoded by the coding sequence ATGAGTCAGTTGAAAATAGCCGTGTTGGACATGAACAACAACCAGCCCAACCAGGGTATGCGTTGTATTCTCCAAATTATCCAAACCATGCAGGAGCGGGAGAACGTCGATCTGGTATACGACGTTTTCAACGTGCGGGGCAACGACGAACTCCCCGGCCTGGAGTACGACGTGTATATCTCGTCGGGTGGACCGGGTAGCCCGCTGGAATCCGACGACGCCTGGGAGCCGCGCTTTTTTCAACTGATTGACAACCTGTTCGACTGGAACGACCGGAACAAGCAGAAGAAGTTTGTTTTTCTGATCTGCCATTCGTTCCAACTCGTTGTTCGGCATCTGGAACTGGGCCTGCTGAGCAAACGCCGGTCGACCTCGTTCGGTATTTTCCCGATGCACAAGGAAGGCGATGGCCTGACCGACCCGATACTAAAAGGACTTCCCGACCCCTTCTACGCTGTCGACTCCCGCGATTACCAGATTACAAAACCCAACAAGTCGCGCTTCCGTACGTTTGGCGCGTCGATCCTGTGCCGCGAGAAAATTCGCCCGCACGTTCCCCTCGACCGGGCGATCATGGCGATTCGCTTTTCCGACGAAGTAGTCGGGACGCAGTTTCACCCCGAAGCCGATAACAAAGGCATGCTGATGCACCTGCAAACCGACGACCGGCGGAAGCAGATCGTCAAACTGTTTGGTCAGCGTAAGTACGACGAGATGGTAAACTACCTGCAAGACCCCGACAAGATTGCGTTGACCGAGTCGGCCATCCTGCCCGGTTTTCTGCGCCGGGCCGTTCGGGGACAGAAAATCACAAAACCGCAACTGGTCTGA
- a CDS encoding AraC family transcriptional regulator — MNRIQSSPFDINRHLHSRRLEQEVENRTAYTIDAAELNIYETQHIAEKVELTFASPVLASMIRGKKVMHLPNTPAFDLLPGESVIVPSQEMMRIDFPEAQTQNPTQCLALAIDADKVKQVTDLLNDRAPLVDNAQGWQFGQTNFFLTNDEPIHQLIARLVYIFTENNKAKDVFANLVLQELVVRLMQTQARALLLTEGAAVASVNRLAHVAQYINQHLSRSLHIRELADEACMSEPNFYRTFKQTFGLTPVDYINQQRIDLASKLLRTTNRCLADISLNCGFNNLTYFMKLFRREKGISPAQFRKQGSTL; from the coding sequence ATGAATCGTATACAGTCGTCCCCGTTCGACATCAACCGGCATCTCCATTCCCGGCGGCTGGAGCAGGAAGTCGAAAATCGTACGGCCTACACCATCGATGCGGCTGAGCTGAACATCTACGAGACGCAGCACATCGCCGAAAAAGTCGAGTTGACGTTTGCCAGTCCGGTACTGGCGAGTATGATTCGGGGCAAGAAAGTGATGCACCTGCCCAACACCCCCGCCTTCGATCTGCTGCCCGGTGAGTCGGTCATCGTGCCGAGTCAGGAAATGATGCGGATCGATTTTCCGGAAGCGCAGACCCAGAACCCGACGCAGTGCCTGGCCCTCGCCATCGACGCCGACAAGGTGAAACAGGTAACGGATCTGCTCAACGACCGGGCTCCGCTGGTCGATAATGCGCAGGGCTGGCAGTTTGGGCAAACCAATTTTTTCCTGACCAACGACGAACCGATCCATCAGCTTATCGCCCGGCTGGTGTACATATTCACGGAAAACAACAAAGCCAAAGACGTCTTCGCCAATCTGGTCTTGCAGGAACTGGTCGTGCGGCTGATGCAGACGCAGGCCCGCGCCCTGCTGCTGACGGAGGGCGCTGCGGTGGCGAGCGTGAACCGGCTGGCCCACGTCGCCCAATACATCAACCAGCACCTGAGCCGGAGCCTGCACATTCGCGAGCTGGCCGACGAAGCCTGCATGAGCGAGCCCAACTTTTACCGCACCTTCAAGCAAACCTTCGGCCTGACGCCCGTCGACTACATCAATCAGCAGCGTATCGATCTGGCGTCGAAGCTACTCCGCACAACCAACCGCTGCCTGGCCGACATTAGCCTGAACTGTGGTTTCAACAACCTGACTTATTTTATGAAGCTGTTCCGGCGCGAGAAAGGTATATCGCCCGCCCAGTTTCGCAAACAGGGCAGCACGCTGTAG
- a CDS encoding aldehyde dehydrogenase family protein encodes METLELVETHVNRPKFKSHYDNYIGGKWVPPLDGEYFDNESPVDGSLIAKMPRSKAADIDMAVDAAHKAFATWSKTSATERSNILLKIADVIEKNLEFLARVETVENGKALRETMAADLPLCVDHFRYFAGVIRAEEGTATELNETTLSLIIKEPIGVVGQIIPWNFPLLMATWKLAPALAAGCCVVIKPAEQTPTSLAVLFELLEGIVPPGVVNIVQGFGVEAGKPLAQHKRINKVAFTGETTTGRLIMQYASDNLIPVTMELGGKSPNIFMKSVADADDEFFDKCVEGAVMFALNQGEICTCPSRLLVHEDIYDKFMERVIQRTEAIKLGHPLDPDTMMGAQASNDQYEKILSYIDIGKQEGAEVLTGGEAGRSVEGGYYIKPTIFRGNNKMRIFQEEIFGPVLSVTTFKDADEAVAIANDTLYGLGAGFWSRDAHELYTIPRQIQAGRVWVNCYHDYPAHAPFGGYKKSGFGRENHLMMLNHYRQTKNMLISYSKNKLGFF; translated from the coding sequence ATGGAAACGCTCGAACTAGTTGAGACACACGTCAACCGGCCCAAGTTCAAATCGCACTACGACAATTATATCGGGGGTAAATGGGTACCGCCCCTCGATGGTGAATACTTCGACAACGAGTCGCCGGTCGATGGTAGTCTGATCGCCAAAATGCCGCGCTCCAAAGCTGCCGATATCGACATGGCCGTTGATGCGGCACATAAGGCGTTTGCCACCTGGTCAAAAACCTCAGCAACGGAGCGGAGCAACATTCTGCTCAAAATTGCCGACGTGATCGAGAAGAATCTGGAGTTTCTGGCCCGCGTCGAAACGGTCGAAAACGGCAAGGCGCTACGCGAGACGATGGCGGCCGACCTGCCCCTCTGCGTCGACCATTTCCGGTACTTCGCCGGGGTAATCCGGGCGGAGGAAGGCACCGCCACCGAGCTTAACGAAACGACGCTGTCGCTGATTATCAAGGAGCCCATCGGCGTTGTCGGGCAGATTATTCCGTGGAATTTTCCGCTGCTTATGGCGACCTGGAAGCTGGCACCCGCCCTGGCGGCTGGCTGCTGCGTGGTCATCAAACCCGCCGAGCAAACGCCTACCTCGCTGGCCGTGCTGTTTGAACTGCTGGAAGGCATTGTGCCGCCGGGGGTCGTCAACATCGTGCAGGGTTTCGGCGTGGAAGCGGGCAAGCCGCTGGCGCAGCACAAGCGCATCAACAAAGTAGCCTTCACGGGCGAAACCACGACGGGTCGACTCATCATGCAGTACGCGTCGGACAACCTGATTCCGGTGACGATGGAGCTGGGCGGTAAATCGCCGAACATCTTCATGAAATCGGTCGCCGATGCCGACGACGAGTTTTTTGATAAGTGCGTGGAAGGAGCCGTGATGTTTGCGCTCAATCAGGGCGAAATCTGCACCTGCCCTTCCCGGCTACTCGTCCACGAAGATATTTATGACAAGTTCATGGAGCGGGTTATTCAGCGCACGGAAGCCATCAAACTCGGCCACCCGCTCGACCCCGACACGATGATGGGTGCGCAGGCCAGCAACGATCAGTACGAGAAGATCCTGTCGTACATCGACATTGGCAAGCAGGAAGGGGCCGAAGTGCTGACGGGTGGTGAAGCGGGCCGATCCGTCGAAGGCGGCTACTACATCAAGCCAACGATTTTCCGGGGCAACAACAAGATGCGCATTTTCCAGGAAGAGATTTTCGGACCGGTGCTGTCGGTAACGACGTTTAAAGACGCCGACGAAGCCGTAGCCATTGCCAACGACACGCTCTACGGGCTGGGTGCGGGCTTCTGGTCGCGGGATGCGCATGAGCTGTACACCATCCCCCGGCAGATTCAGGCGGGTCGCGTGTGGGTCAACTGCTACCACGACTACCCGGCCCACGCGCCGTTTGGTGGCTACAAGAAGTCGGGCTTCGGGCGGGAAAACCACCTGATGATGCTCAACCACTACCGCCAGACCAAAAACATGCTGATCTCCTACAGCAAAAACAAATTAGGATTCTTTTGA
- a CDS encoding EthD family reductase: MVRLTVLYPKTADSTFDMDYYLDTHIPLVKERLTHHGLVGVDLQEGLSGGGPGDLPTYAMITGLIFNTTDELSAGMGVHGPELLGDIPNFTDQQPLTQVCRSI; encoded by the coding sequence ATGGTTCGCCTGACTGTACTTTACCCCAAGACTGCTGATAGTACGTTTGATATGGATTACTATCTCGATACGCACATTCCACTTGTGAAGGAGCGGCTAACCCATCACGGGCTGGTGGGCGTCGATCTACAGGAGGGGCTGTCGGGTGGTGGACCCGGTGATCTGCCGACTTACGCCATGATTACGGGTTTGATTTTCAACACAACCGATGAGCTATCGGCGGGGATGGGCGTACACGGCCCCGAACTGCTGGGCGACATTCCCAACTTCACCGATCAGCAGCCGCTCACGCAGGTCTGCCGGTCGATCTGA
- a CDS encoding redoxin domain-containing protein codes for MTLELVNELGDIQVRVVKDRQPVERVQPLHTGDSAPLISIANTAGYWATANPQTAGQAHLLTLRQLVKQRPVVVGFYCPCWGRYADPFLATLIQLADQVERAGGQLLVFANEHPRYLPPVALQAPMTVVYDADKAVAQQFGVYAETDPIWDRISGISEEVYIPALYVIDASQQIRYHFLDENFEGFTDHTGLCNAL; via the coding sequence ATGACACTGGAATTAGTCAATGAGCTGGGCGATATTCAGGTACGGGTGGTAAAAGACCGCCAGCCAGTTGAACGCGTACAACCCCTGCACACGGGCGACAGCGCCCCCCTGATTTCTATTGCCAACACCGCCGGGTACTGGGCCACGGCCAACCCCCAGACCGCCGGGCAGGCGCACCTGCTGACGCTGCGCCAGCTGGTAAAGCAGCGGCCGGTGGTGGTGGGGTTCTACTGCCCATGCTGGGGCCGCTACGCCGACCCGTTTCTGGCTACGCTGATCCAGCTGGCCGATCAGGTCGAGCGGGCGGGCGGACAACTGCTCGTGTTTGCCAATGAACACCCCCGGTACCTGCCCCCGGTGGCCCTGCAAGCCCCGATGACGGTTGTGTACGACGCCGATAAAGCCGTGGCCCAGCAGTTTGGCGTGTACGCCGAAACCGACCCGATCTGGGACCGTATTTCGGGGATTTCGGAGGAGGTTTACATCCCGGCGCTCTATGTGATCGACGCCAGCCAGCAAATCCGCTATCATTTTCTGGACGAGAATTTCGAGGGCTTTACCGACCATACCGGACTTTGCAACGCGCTCTAG
- a CDS encoding carboxylate-amine ligase: MPAFTLGIEEEFQTIDPETRDLRSHIGQIVEDGKVTLHEQVKAEMHQAVVEVGTIVCNNIQEARREVTHLRKQIIELAANQGLKIASSGTHPFSRWQDQQITADARYDKIVEEMQDAARSNLIFGMHVHVGMESRDMGVHIMNTMRYFLPHIYALSTNSPFWQGRNTGFKSYRSKVFDKFPRTGIPDYFSSAAEYDEYINLLIKTGCIDNGKKIYWDIRVHPFFDTIEFRICDVPMRVDETICLAALLQALVAKIYKLMSSNLNFRLYRKNLISENKWRAARYGIEGKLIDFGKQAEVPTHQLIHELLDFVDDVVDELGSRQECEYALKILEMGTGADRQLAVFNQTNDLKRVVDYIVDETSFGLS; the protein is encoded by the coding sequence ATGCCCGCTTTTACACTCGGAATTGAGGAAGAATTTCAGACCATTGACCCCGAAACCCGCGATCTGCGGTCGCACATCGGGCAGATTGTTGAAGATGGTAAAGTTACGCTCCACGAACAGGTAAAGGCCGAGATGCACCAGGCCGTCGTGGAGGTCGGTACCATCGTCTGCAACAACATTCAGGAAGCCCGGCGGGAAGTGACCCACCTGCGCAAACAGATTATCGAACTGGCTGCTAATCAGGGGTTAAAAATTGCATCGTCGGGTACGCACCCCTTCTCGCGCTGGCAGGATCAGCAGATCACCGCAGACGCCCGCTACGACAAAATCGTGGAGGAAATGCAGGATGCGGCCCGCTCAAACCTGATCTTCGGGATGCACGTTCACGTCGGAATGGAGAGCCGGGATATGGGCGTACACATCATGAATACGATGCGGTATTTTCTGCCGCACATCTACGCCCTGAGTACCAACTCGCCCTTCTGGCAGGGTCGCAACACAGGATTTAAATCGTACCGCTCGAAAGTATTCGACAAGTTTCCCCGGACGGGTATTCCCGATTATTTTTCCAGCGCGGCCGAATACGACGAGTACATCAACCTGCTCATCAAAACGGGCTGTATCGACAACGGCAAGAAAATTTACTGGGACATCCGGGTCCATCCGTTCTTCGACACCATCGAGTTCCGCATCTGCGACGTGCCGATGCGAGTCGATGAAACGATCTGCCTGGCTGCGCTGCTACAGGCGCTGGTCGCCAAGATTTACAAGCTGATGTCGAGCAACCTCAACTTCCGGCTGTATCGCAAAAACCTCATCAGCGAAAACAAGTGGCGGGCGGCCCGCTACGGTATCGAAGGCAAGCTGATCGATTTTGGCAAGCAGGCGGAAGTACCGACGCATCAGCTTATTCATGAACTACTCGATTTTGTCGATGACGTGGTCGATGAACTGGGTAGCCGGCAGGAATGCGAATACGCGCTGAAAATCCTTGAAATGGGTACGGGTGCTGACCGGCAGCTCGCGGTTTTCAACCAGACGAACGACCTGAAACGCGTTGTCGATTACATCGTTGACGAAACTTCTTTCGGGCTGAGCTAG